The genomic window ATTTCAACCCGGATGGCGCCACCCCGCTGCGGATGCTGGTGTGGGAAGCGCGTGACATTGACCTGAACTTTTACCGCGAACGGGTGCGGGCGGCTCTGGCACGGCGTGAGGGACGCATCACCGGCACGAACGCCATGCGGGTGCTGCACGCCGAGGCGGACGGGCTGCCGGGCGTGGTGGCCGACCAGTTCGGCGACGTGCTGAGTGTGCAACTGCGGAACGCGGGCGTGGAACAGCACCGCGACCTAATTTTGCGGGCGCTGCGCGAGGAAACCGGCGCGACCTCGGCTTTCGAGCGCAGCGACACCGGGGAGCGGCGCAAGGAAGGGCTGGACCTGGTGAGCGGTCCGCTGTGGGGCGAGGTGCCGGAGCGCGTCGAGTTCTACGAGGACGACCTGCGCCTGCACTTCGCGCCGCTCGACGCGCAGAAGACCGGCTTTTTCCTCGACCAGCGCGACAACCGCCGGATGCTGGCGGGGCTGCTGGCGCCGGGGCAACAGTTCCTCGACGTGTACTCCTACACCGGGGGCTTTTCGCTGCACGCGGCGAAGGCGGGGGCGCAGAGCACCGCAATTGACAAGGACAGCGTGGCCCTCGGCGTACTGGAACGCGAAGCCCGCGAAAACGGCGTGAGCGTGGGCCTGCGCTGGGGCGACGCCATCGAACAGCTCGCCGCGCTGGAAAAGGAAAAGAAGACCTTTCACGCCGCCGTCTTCGACCCGCCCACCCTCGCCAAGCGCCGCGACGACGTGCCCCGCGCCAAGCGGATTTTCACTGACGGCACCGCCGCGCTGCTGCGGATGCTGGTGCCCGGCGGACACGTCCTGGTCAGCACCTGCGCCCATTACATCCGGGTGGATGACCTGCTCGACGCCGCCCGTGTGGCCGCCGGGGCCGCCGACTGCGACGCCGAGGTGGTCGCCGTGACCTACCAGCCCGCCGACCACCCCCACCTGCTGAGCGTGCCCGAGAGCCTCTACCTCAAGAGCATTCTGCTGCGGAAGCAGGGCTGAGAAGGGAACAGGGCCGATGCTCAAGCACGTTTCCTTCCTGACCCGTGACTTGCCTGCCATCCTCGACTTTTACGCCCGGCTCGGCGGCATCGTCGAAAAAGACCTTGTGACGCATGAGGGCCACCGCCGGGGTGTCATCCGACTGGGCGAAGGCAAGTTGCAGTTTTTTGAGGTGGCAGGCGAAACGCCCGCGCCGCACCCCCACTGGGCCGAACACATCGCCCTGCAAGTACGTGGGCTGCGTGCCCTGCTCCCCGAATTGCAGGCGGCGGGCGTGACGGTGACTCGCGACTTGCAACCCAGCCCCGGCGGGCGCGACATGGCCTTCGTGCTCGACCCGGATGGACGGCAGGTGGAGTTGCTGGAAGCGGATTAGCGTATTTGCCGGGATGAGGTTTCGCTGGGCCGGGCCTGGGTGCCCCCTCACCCCTTTGCTCCGCAAAGGCCCTCTCCCACCAGTGGAGAGGGTCAAAAGATGCTTCGTCTCTTCTCTTATTTCTGCTTCTCACAAATAACCGAGAAACGCAGAACGCTAGGGCCGTCGGGCGCTGAAAGCGCACGGGCCT from Deinococcus radiodurans R1 = ATCC 13939 = DSM 20539 includes these protein-coding regions:
- a CDS encoding VOC family protein, whose product is MLKHVSFLTRDLPAILDFYARLGGIVEKDLVTHEGHRRGVIRLGEGKLQFFEVAGETPAPHPHWAEHIALQVRGLRALLPELQAAGVTVTRDLQPSPGGRDMAFVLDPDGRQVELLEAD
- a CDS encoding class I SAM-dependent rRNA methyltransferase, which encodes MPAKLSRTARGPAVTLKAAAVRRIAGRYPFGHAGDIASADAGTQPGDVVDVRDEGGKLVGRGYFNPDGATPLRMLVWEARDIDLNFYRERVRAALARREGRITGTNAMRVLHAEADGLPGVVADQFGDVLSVQLRNAGVEQHRDLILRALREETGATSAFERSDTGERRKEGLDLVSGPLWGEVPERVEFYEDDLRLHFAPLDAQKTGFFLDQRDNRRMLAGLLAPGQQFLDVYSYTGGFSLHAAKAGAQSTAIDKDSVALGVLEREARENGVSVGLRWGDAIEQLAALEKEKKTFHAAVFDPPTLAKRRDDVPRAKRIFTDGTAALLRMLVPGGHVLVSTCAHYIRVDDLLDAARVAAGAADCDAEVVAVTYQPADHPHLLSVPESLYLKSILLRKQG